The Anguilla anguilla isolate fAngAng1 chromosome 2, fAngAng1.pri, whole genome shotgun sequence genome contains the following window.
acCTATTCTAGTTCTTTTTAGTtctctttgaaaatatttctgaatattcAAATTTTTCTGTTCCCTATTACAGGAAGTTAGACACGAGTGGAGACAAATAGGTAAGCCTATTTTTCCGCCACTTGTTTCAAAAGAAGCACTACTAAAGTAAACAGATGACGCACAATTAATTGACACAAGTAATTTAGTGTGGCACAATTTAGTCTCCAAACATAATGCGCAAGGGGAAGTTTGTGATTGTGAGCGATTTTGCCTTTTGTTTACAATCACTCAACAGCCAGCAGTCCGAATACTGTGTTTAGTGATTGCTCATATGCAGCCATTTATTGCCATCCCAGATAAAATGCTGTTAATTACGCAGTTAATCGAGCAAATTGCTTGGCTCCCTAGTGTGGAACAGGCCTGTATTTTGGCAGTTCAAATGagttctttgtaaaaaaaaaaaaaaaaagtagtatgACACGGTGTTCcattatttctgtgtttccaTATGCAAAATTAAAAGTTCCCAGCAGGAGTGCTGTCCTGGACCTTACGGATTTTTTAACGAAGTTTTTGTAGGATTCATCACTCAGTCTTAGTTATATTATTGCATGGAGTTGAACACATTTCTATTCATAATTTTCTGAGCAAAAcccatgcagacagacagagtccCAGCAATGCCCGCCTTTTGCGGGAAATACTTAAATAGACCGAGAGGTCATTTAGTCCAATGTTGTGCAAATACGTGAGTGTACATTAACTCAGGTGTCTGCCATCTGTTCTCCAACACTTTGGCGCTAATGAGACAATCACCGCAGAACACTTACAGAGATTTGGAGCTCCATAATGTTGCAACGCAGCTGGACCCTTAACGAGGTCAATTCAGCTGAGGGCCCAAGGGCCAAATGCAGCCCACCACAGACCGATGCTTGGTCACAGatacaaaaataatgacaacTGTGCCTTCTAATAGtaactgaataataaataatagccactattattttttctcatacatatacgcacacagTCGGTACTTGATGGTACACTGTTTTATGAATAACACATGGAAATGCTCGGCCCATATACGCCAGTTTTAATAATAATCTGGCCCCCATGATAAGTAGTTGAAAACCCAGCTCCAGACAGTTACACGGAGGTGAGGTATACTTGTTTGCCCACATTGTTGCTGCGTTCTCTGGTTGGCCCTGTTTGAACTGAAATTCCACCCTCTTGCCTTCTGTCTTCTGCAAGTGCCTGTGAACCCATGTGTTAAAATAAGAAAGGACATTTGTTTTGGCAATAGTGTATCTCACAAAACCTACCAGAAATTACCGGTCTGTGCCTAGAGCTCTCACTGCCTTTGCCAAACTCTGCTATGGTGTGGCATGTGAGTGCCCTCTAAAGTTCACGCCCTTGATAAGGATAAGTAAAGAAGGccatacaaaataaacaatacaggtAATGAGCTCTCCTGTACGCTCAAAAATGGCGCAAGTGTATTATGTTTATATTAATACAAGAGGTAAAACTGTTTGTTTAACAagtcacctgtttttttttttgttttgttttgttttttttccccaaaaactTATGTGACAGATTCATTCACACCCCTGTCAGTATTTTGTGAGGTGaaactgagatggccattgcaaaacaataattttagAGTCAGATAAACATTTTTTGGTCGATTTAAAGGACTGCCTGAGATAATTGTTTACTTTAAAGATTCAATTGTGGCTAGCTCTGAGCCAGGTATTTGGCCTAAATATTTTGGTGGATTCCACTCCATTCAAGAGCCCCAGGACCAGTTGATGCATACCAACCCCATAACATCAAAGATACACCATATTTGACCTTAAGGTACGACATACCTTTAAACATAAGCATCTTTCGTCCAATGCCTAACCCACTACTGGTGTACATGGTCAAAAAGCTCAATTTAGTTTTCATTTGACCATAACACTATGGAGTTGCAATGCCATATAGCAAGCTCCAGATACTTATTTTTGTTGGTTGCCCTCAACAGATCCTTTCTTTCAGGATAAACTTCTAACAAGCCTATTAGCATGAAGGTATGAAGGTGGCGTTTGTGTCCTCCAATGCAATCAAATTTTGTTGCCCTGACTGTGGGCCTTTTCTGCCTTGCAAATTATCTGCTTCATAGTGCATAGATTCAGCTGTGTCCTTGATCATGCAGGTTTactacttttctttttttttttacttttttttttttaatgcagatttAATTGTGTTGTATTTCATTCAGACTGATTATTAGTGGAGTGAATAGCTGTGATCCATGtctttctcagaaaaaaagactctttattaaacaaaatcttTGTCTCTGAGCAATTGCATctgtacaaaagaaaataattttacaacTTTTTGGGCAACCAGTATAGctcctaattttatttttctttgctcatctttataAAGGGTGTTAATTGTTCTGGAGGACACCGTACCTCACAGTGCCACATGTCAGCTTACATAACCAATGCTTACATTACCTGTTAACCCAATATAAACATCTGGAGTGCAGCATGACAACTATATATGACTGTGTATATatccacaaacatttttttctctctaaagAACAGAACGGGCAAATGGAACCTCCTACTCTGTCAATGCGTCCTCATTCTCCTCTTAtgaaaatgcagacaaaaaaatTGCAGTGGGCTTGCAGGATTATTTTTGCAGAATGGAAATACACTGAAGTGTTAATTTTCTACTGGTCGATTACTTGCATTTGATTTTTGGGTTTATATTTGCACTTATTTGTATAATTATGTCACAGATGTTAAGATAATACATATGGCCTCACAAATGGAAGGAAATAAACTTTCAAAAGTCCCAATTTCCCTATTTACATTTTGACTCATGCTTGTGCCCCCTGGTTAAATGTCTCTAGAAAACCACTACATGtatatgtaatgtgtgtttatgtaaatgTCTGTCAACAAAGTTACAACTGTGAAGATACCATCATATGTCAATCTATCTTGGTTCAGTTTGGGTACAGGTAGGACAGCTAGCAAGAAGGGGTCACTGAGGTCAGAATGAGTCCTTGAagaacataacatgacataacgtaagacgagaacaggccattcagcacaaCACTGCACGTCTATTCCAAGGTGAGATGTTTATGTATGCACATAttacaaaaaatgcaattaataatTATTGTGAAGATCAAAGCACATGCATTTATAGTTAGTTAAGTTAGTATAGTTAAGAATGAGTATAGAATCACTCCTACAGACAGTGAGCCTTTGAACCTGGTGGGATGCAGCAGTTACAATGGTTCTTGCGAAAACACAGTTCTGAaagcaaaattgatttttttataaaacataattaCTTTAACATTTTCAAGTGTCAAACATTTCACTAAAATGCATTCACTTATAGTTAAACAATTTTGTTCAAAACCTGGGGAATCCAAATAGTTCAGAGACAGcatgagttttatttatttatttatttattttttcattcatttattatggTAGTGTGATTCCTGTGAATCCCAGAGAGCTCCGAATCCCACTCCCCACATTTCATCTTTATTgaataaagaaaattaattaaacacacCACTAAACCCTGcacctgttttgtttgtttgtttgcttgtttgtttgtttccaggCATCTCAGGGGCATCAAACACAACAGTACATCTGGCCTGAAGCATAGCTGCCAACCTCCTTAGATCCAGTACCTGACTCTATACAGTTGGTACAGAATTTTCTATCAAGGGGGGAAATAACAGTTCTGGTCTCTGATTCTTAACATTGCTTAATGTATCTAACTGTTTTGAGatgtaattttatttgaattaaaatttatATTATCGCTTCTTGTGAGTTGCATCATTTCCCTTTCATCATAATACATTCATGCATTGGGCCCTTTATATAAGGATACAACATAAATTGTAATGTTGTGGAAGAAATGCATAATAAAAGCAGCCTGAGGACTAGATCTCATAATTTTTGGTGTGCTGCTCTAGTTGTCAAATCAACCTTGGGGATACTTCaaaacatatacatttttgGCTAGCTGACCTGAATAAGGGTCTATTTCCAGAATGAAGATAAAACATTGAAGGGTCTATCATCCTTTGAGGTGAAATACATGAACCATTTCAGGTTGCCAAGAGCATTGTGCTTTCTTACAGTGGAATCaagatcattttaaataattgcagCCAAACATTCTACAAATTGACTCACCTTTGGTCGAGAGACTATAGGGACCACTGAGCTGCATGGATGGATATGATTTTATCATGTATAAactgccacacacagacaagctgaCAGCAATAATGGGCCTTCTCTAACCTCCATGCAAGGTAGACGATTTTGGCAGTTTTTTACAGGCATGAGCTTTGCTGAATACCTTCCTTAGATATATGTTGCCTCTAACCCCACAAATCTAAAGCACTGAATACAATATTAATGTTCTTATCTGACCTGGTCTGCATTTACCATGACAAACTTTGCCTAAATTTAAATGTCCAATGTTTTTGAGGGAAAATAAAAACGtttaatttacatatatacCGTAGCCTTCTTTTTTCCAGTATGAAATAAGCCTGAAACAGAATAGGTAAGTAGCATATTTAGATAGGTAATAGATACATATCAATCTATTTACAAGTATTTTTTAATCCCCAGAATTTAAAGTgaaacatttgtctttttttaagagAAGTGGAAATAGTCACCTCCTAAGGTTATCAGCAAGCACATCTTCATGGTTCACTTAATGTATCACCTATCTGACAAACCCTGCAATGAACACTGTTCCCAATAAATACAAGTAAATGGTACAGTGCCAGCCTAGGTGTTAATAGAATAAAAGAAAGGAGATTTGAGACTTGTAATAAAGGATAAAACATAAATACCAATGCAGAATGATGACTAAAAGAAATAACCTTCCGTTTATTAGTCATGGGAGAGTGATGCTCCGTGAAACCCTTAGTCAGTGGacatgagctgtcaatcactaaTATGTTCCAATAAAATAACTGTGTTCATGGTAATAAAACACCATGATTTGTCAGTGAGTCACTTAAAACACAATTGCTCCGCCCATTTTGAGGTACATAAAACCTTGATCTCTCTGTAGGCTTCTGTCAAAAACATTGCTTGTCCACATTTGTAGAATGTAATCATTGGGTACTGCCGTGGGAATCCCCCCTATACTCATTATTCTGGTGAAAAAGAAGTAGTCTATATTGCAGCAACTATGTTTAGAAACTGAACTTGGGAACCATCACATTCAAGAGTAATTTGATTTAAGGCCAACATATCAGTATTCAGGGAGAAAGTCTTGTAGGTATTGAACTGGCAAAACAATAAGTATTCTTTGAAATAAGGATACTAATGCAACAGAATGAGTGCACTTTTAATTTACAGTAGTTTGTTCAACATGAAGGTGAATCTCAGGCCAAAGAATAAAACACGTACATTTGTTTCCCTACTCGTCTTCTGATATGTCTGGTAACAGATGCACAACTTGCTAGCCCAGcattccttgtgtgtgtgcacattatACCTTACAGGCAATAGCAACTGACCACAGTGGCAAGCCACTTGTTTTGAATGAAAACTTACCATTGCTTATCCAGCCTGGTAGTTGAACAGGCTTTGTCATAGAATTTCATGATTTTAATTAGGAatccaagatttaaaaaaaaaaaaaagtatttacaatTGTTTATTCACACTGTATGTTGCCTTGTGCAGTATTTTAATAAGGTCTCAAGTTCCTTCTGAATGCAGAAACATTACGTTCAAGAAAAATCTACTCATTCTCAGCAGAGAGACTGAGTTTAGCAAGTCTGCAATTCTGGTTTGGGCATATCTTCAAAGAAATCTAAATGATCCATTGACTATGGGGGAACAATAACAAGTATGTTGACCATAAAGGTGACCAAACACTTTTAGAACTGATTAAATTAATCTTTCATGTCAAAACAAAACCAATGTTAAGACTGCGGCAGAAAACAAAGCCATTCAGCCTAGGCCGTACAAATAATTTCgtttaatttcttatttcaactttttttatCTCTACCTTGATAAAGAATATGCATAATCAAACAATGTCCTTAAAGCACTTACAGTTATTCATCTAAGAGCTCacacatctaaaaaaaaaaaaaaaccttccaacataataatatatatatggctTCAATACGtaattattctgtttttgtttattgttttgcttgCTTATTTGGAATGCTTAGCATAGTCTTGTCTGGTAAATTCAGTCATACAGCCAGTCGATATTGTATGacataaaaatttgttttgttactGAATTCATTTCAACATGCCGTATTCCTGTTAATCAAATGTCCCACTGAACCAAGAAGTCTAAAGGCCATGTCCTGTCCCGCTACCTAAGTTATACAATCCAAGCTgatgtgaaaaatgcatttattaaatcatttacATACCACACGTTTCTGTTCAATGTTGCAGTTTATGAAAACATCATGTTAAACATGACAAAATACCGACACGTTTTGAAAAAATGCACGCAATAAATGACGATATCAGGGTTATACatccataaatataaataacaataacCACACATCTGTGGAATATTTATCATCACTGACGTAATATACTAGGCTATAGCCTTAAACAATTACATGACAGAAGAAAATATAtgcatgatgtcattttttttaatcgaaGATCTTTCCCCAGTTGGCACAGGTGTATACATTTCTCAATACGTTATATAAAATGACTGTGCACTTAGCACTGGTATGCACGTTAACTCACTTGCAAAATAGGATGGAAAACAGTACATAGTAAACTACATTGTGTTAAATGAATTCTGATGGAATACAGTTTTCGCAGATAAAGTTTGTTTGATCCCTACTGCGCTCAATAACTctgttaaagttgaattaactGAACCTTTTTTGCTGTGTAAGCTAATTACAGTTACATACGTGATCAACACACACAATGAATTGTAAAATGTGTCCTTGCAGAGACAGTTCTcaaacaatttgttttttctcaccTTTACAAAGTATCTTTTTAAAAGCCCTCCTAAAATCATTGTTAAATATTGTGTATATTATGGGGTTCAGGGAGCTGTTGCAGTACCCAAACCAGAAGAAAAACTTAAACAGTGTTAGGGGTACGTTGCACGAGTCACATATGGCTGTCAGTGTATAAGTGAAGAAAAACGGAAACCAGCATATTACAAAAACTCCTATCACCACTGCAAGCACGAAAGTGAATCGTTTTTCCCTGTTTTGGCGTCCTTTCCATCTGGATCCTTTAGCACTCAAACGGTCCTCTCTTTTCGGAATATTGTCTCCCGGTTTGATTCGACTGAGTTTTGTCTTGCTCTCggctttcttctttttcatcgAACATGGGGTGTTCACATTATGGTCTGAAGAAGAGGACTCCTCTATGTCAACTCCATTTACTTCAGCTTGCTCAACCTTTTCTTTCTGCTCTACGTCCTTTTCCCCGGTTAATTTTTCGTGAAAGCGTTGTTCTTCCTCTAAGCCATTGTGTTTCTtgtctgcttctgtttttttcctctttcccgGAGGGGTCCGCGTTCTCTTCTTTGCAATTTGATAAATTCGAATGTAAACGAGAATCATGATGATGCAAGGGACAAAAAATGAACCAATGCACGAAGATATTATGTACCATTTGTCTTTGTTGATTTCACACGTTGGACCCTCCTCCTTGGCACCCTCTTTCTCCATCGTAATCAAAGGAGGGAATGATATAACTGCAGCGATGACCCAAACTATAACGATAATGCATTTTATCCTCTTGGGAGTTCGTTTGAGGTTGTACTCGATGGCTTTAGTGATGGACCAGTACCGGTCCAGGCTGATGGCGCATAGATGGGCAATAGATGCAGTGCAAAACAAAACGTCCAGGGCAAGGTAAATTTCACACCAAACTTTACCAAAGTACCAATAGCCCATTAGTTCATTGGCCAGAGAAAATGGCATGACCAGTGTGGCCACCAGAATGTCAGCGGACGCTAAGGAAACTAAAAATAAGTTCTGTGGGGCTTTTAAGCCCCGGCTTGTAAACACTGCTATAATTACAAGGACATTGCCAAATACTGTTAAGAGGATAAGAATCCCCACGAGTATCGTAAGGGGAATTGAGATTTCCATCCTGTACGGAAGGCCTCCAAGCAAAGTTTCGTTAGTCACGTTGTCAGACCCCATTTGAGAGATCGCCTTGCTTCCCCTTGAGGATTCTGTAAAATTAACAGAAACGCCCCACAAAATTACTTTCTAAACGTTGCATTTAAACTATTGTCAAGACTTTAATTTCAGACGATTTTTTTCCTGTCCATTGTCAGCCATCATCTTTGTTAATTGGTTTGTTTTGTCAAGCCGTCTTAGTAGGCTATAGGCAGTGCACACTTATCCAcccaaataaaacatcaaaatcaGAGGTACAGATACACtatagtgtttttaaaaaactcataTTAAACATAGCTTAAATATAGTCCATTTTCTTTAggaacaaatagcctacaaataattattatatctATGCAATGTGAATATAAATTAAGCCTTACCTTTCTGACTGTCACAGAAGTCCTTTGATACGCCAACAAATATTGGCGAGCAGTTTCATGACTTAGTTTTTTTACGCTGGTCGACAAAGCAGCTTGTTTCAGGACACGTTACTAAATGGACGAGCTACGCTTTTATGAAGGCCCTTGCTATATAATTACCCATGTTGGATCTGGATCCGTGTCTCGCATGGGACTAATAGCGCGGTAATCACATTTGCCTGTGCCTCTGTCAGCGGGGCGCTTCCCCTATCTGCTGCTACCACCACTCCTTTCTC
Protein-coding sequences here:
- the LOC118219806 gene encoding alpha-2A adrenergic receptor-like codes for the protein MGSDNVTNETLLGGLPYRMEISIPLTILVGILILLTVFGNVLVIIAVFTSRGLKAPQNLFLVSLASADILVATLVMPFSLANELMGYWYFGKVWCEIYLALDVLFCTASIAHLCAISLDRYWSITKAIEYNLKRTPKRIKCIIVIVWVIAAVISFPPLITMEKEGAKEEGPTCEINKDKWYIISSCIGSFFVPCIIMILVYIRIYQIAKKRTRTPPGKRKKTEADKKHNGLEEEQRFHEKLTGEKDVEQKEKVEQAEVNGVDIEESSSSDHNVNTPCSMKKKKAESKTKLSRIKPGDNIPKREDRLSAKGSRWKGRQNREKRFTFVLAVVIGVFVICWFPFFFTYTLTAICDSCNVPLTLFKFFFWFGYCNSSLNPIIYTIFNNDFRRAFKKILCKGEKKQIV